CCAGGCCTTTGTAGCTCAACTCTCCATCCCCGACATGGGTCTTGGAAAGAGCATCAGCCAGCTGAGCAATGTCATCTGAAGCCATAACGACTCTATAGAGACATCCAGAAGTCAGATATTAGGGAGCAGAATCACATTCTTCAGCATACAAACCAGTAGAAGTGGCATTTAAATTAGCAGTTAATAcccaaaactgacaaatgatGTTCTATGACACACTTTAAGCCGATAATTTACTTTATCAATACAAAAACCAATAACAATGACGTTAGCTATTAGCTTTACAGGTGCTAGTTGGTattaacatacagtaacagtTAGCTCAATTAAAACTAGTGTGACTGTATCAAAGTTAATTATCGTGTTTCCCAGCCTCCGACTCAGTCATAAAGTTGTCATTAGGACGACAGATAACTGTGAACAAGCATTGTGCCTCACCACAAAGAGTAATTTCCACGGAAATGAAGTGATAGCTTTGACACACACGCCGCTGCTTTTGCGCCGGTTGCTAAACCACGTGACGTCATACTGCCTGGTTTCTTCTTCATTGGTTCCGCTCACCTCATTTAGAATTCATCTGCAGGTGTGCTAGCGCCGCCTGCTGGTTTCTCCGTCAACGCTCTTTATTgtatgctatatatatatatatataatctttttttgtttgttctgttctgtttttaattcagGCTACCTAACAAACCTTTCCATTCTTTACAATCCCCATGAACTAGCCTACTTAGCGTCATTATGTAAAGCTAGGGGCATCGATGCTTTGCTAAACgtgtcattaaaataaaatacatggtTTGAAAGTTTACATTCGCCTAAATTTGCGCCGACGTTACGCCAAAGCGGGAAAAATGCAACGCGCTGGACAGGTAACACGTTTCTAGTAGAAGGGAGTTTTTAGAAAACACCAGGAAGGTATTTGGTGCAAGTTGTTGTCCTCACTCTGCATGACTGTCACTGAAGTGCCAGTAAAGTTGTTCGAGGAACTTTGACTGCTTTTGCAAGGTTAGGGTCGCTATTTAAAGAAGCATTTGCCTGTGTGTTTGGTTTCCCTACTGTAAAGATGTTGTGGCAGGTGTTTAGGAGGTTCATCTGGACGCCCACCTGTAaggatggagacagagaggagccACTCCTGCAGGTGAGCAGAGAAGATGACCTAAAGAAGACTGAAACACAGCTCAAACCTCCTGCAGCCAGAGACACACCCGCACCTGAGAAAGGCTTGATTACTAACTGGCCAAAGCAGGTGACTATCCCATACCTTTGGGGGCCCTAAAAGCTCtatattttctctgtgttaATTGGTTTCCAATTATTGAAATGATTGTAAATTTGTTTGAGAACATTCATCACTTAAGCACAATATCAACTGGAATGATAAAGGCCATAATATAGTCTTGCATTATTAcctgtcatgttttattgtcttgttGAGGGGCCCAGTTTCAGAATTAACATGGTGTATATTCCAAAACACATCGTGCAATCTCACATTCACAACAGCGGTAAATTGTTGTTTCTAATGTCAATAATGAATACAAATTAGGTGAAAATTTCAGTTATTGATTTCAATAGCTTTGATATAGCCTCTGAATGGATAAGTGCTGGTCCAGTGTAACAGGACACAGTGTGCCGCACAtgtgtttaatgttgtttttagtcTCTGAATAAATCCAATAcagatatatttaattataaagTAAGAACTTTTGCTGATTACCAAGATTGTGAAGGGTAAACCACATAATTACAAACAGGCTACAAATAATTTTTGCCCAGGGGCCCCCAAGCAGGTTAACCATGGAAAGAGGAACACCTGTGGGGCCTCTCAAAACCTTGGTTTTCAGGTAACTTTAACAGCTGTGATGTAATTAAGCCAAATGTTATGAAGCCCACCGCTTATACTTACTGGCCTGGTAGTCAGTATTTGTAACAACTCACCTAAATCCAAGTGGTACAGTGTGATACGGCATGTCATTTAGGACAGAACAGGGTGAAACTCAAAGGGATGAATGCcagtctgctaaatgaaattgtagcATTACAACATTGTGaccagtgatggaaagtaattAAGTGCATTTACTCACGTACTTTACTTATGTACAATTTAGAGTACAGCTTGGACCTAGACATGAAGTCATTTTATACTGTGGTattataagataagataagactaTGATCCCAGAGGGGAATTTCACATGTTACAGCAATACAGGGAACAAGCTAATAGATAAGAACTAGGAGGAATAAACACACCAAAATAAAAGTCAAGCAACTGGAATTTAACCTATatacattattatcattatacacattacaagTGTGTGAAGTGTGCTGTAATATTTAATAGGCTGCTGTACTTTTTCcataactgaaaaataaaaagtcatgCAAATGGAATTCAATCTATGTACATTATcaacattatacacattacaataCTTAGGCTAAATGACCAAGAGAAGGATTTAATCCTTTTTCCACAACTACAGAATAAAGCTAAATTAGCACATGCAACATGTCAAGTGAAACACAGCTCAGCCGAATCAATGCATAGCGCAGTTTTTGCAGGTTTTGCTGTCCTCTGGTGGTCGAGCTTCTCCTGGATACTTGTTGCGATACTGCACTGTTCAAAACAGCCAGCATCGTGCTCCGTCCACACGTCAATGACAGCAACACTACATTTACAAATATGCGCCTGGATATTGATTGATACTTGGCTGGCTTGTTTTTTCCTATCAATATCGCCATCGCGCTGTGAAGCTGTGTCTGACCTGAGAAAGCGTAATAACTGAACTGTGGGTGAGTTGCTCTGCTAACTGGGGGCTTCACTAGTGAATTAAATAGTGAACCAGCTAACTTATCTAGTAGCTagttaatactgtatgtgtgtgtgtgtgtgtgtgtgcagtgtctGTCAGCTCAACAGCCATTCTTTGTGAACTGTAAACTCTACATGTTCATAAGATAATCTAACTTTATTCATTTCTatgtagtgaagctaaattTCAGTGATTAGCCTTTAGCCTGAGTAAGAAGTAGTAGGTTAGCGTTAGCTGGCTAATCCTGACCACCGGTAAGTAAAATCAGGTAGTGTTAACTAACGTTACACTAAGGTCAGTGACCGTTAGCAGCTTATCGGATGcaaattgtttattttagttACATGCATTGTAGTGGATGTAACGTTTAGTTGTAACGTTAATTGTCGATCTTTTTCAGCCTGCTTAGCATATGCTACCGTTAGCTATCATTTCCCCAACATTGTTGTGGCTAACGTTTTGAACTTGTGTGAACCGTTCAGATGTCCCCTCTCTAAAAACCCCCCAAAGATTATGCGTCAAATATGTCTCTAGTGTCCAGCGTCACTTTCAGATTAACATAATGCTAACGTAGCTGAGGCTAACTAGCAGCCAGCCTCACCGTTAGCTGACCCCGCTGTTTTGTTTAAGCAAGTCCGATGATTGCTCAGCGTGTTTCAATGGCAGGCCTTGGCTTGTCACTGCAAACAGTTAGCAGTGtttgcaaacatttttaataactaCGAGCTATAATCTTATCCATAAGGATACTAACGATACAGGTGTGTATTGTTACCGTAGCTGTCAAAGTTGTTAATGCTGTTTGTGCAATAAGTTTGAGTTTTAAGCTGCTGCGAGTAGAACTGCAACATCAGTCCATTTATCGATTAGTTgctaattattaaattaatcgccaactactATGATAATAAGTTAATcgttttgagtgtttttttaaagaaaaaagtcaaagttcTCTGATTTAAGCTTCTCAAATCTGAATATgctctggtttctttagtcttctatgatagtaaactgaaacTGGAGCgaacatttgaagatgtcaccttgtgctttgggaaacaatgatcaacatttttcacaattttttgacaATGCAAAagccaaacaactaatcgattaattgagaaaataatcaacagattaattgataatgaaaacaatggtcagttgcagccctagttgcGAGTCTCAACCTTGTCTTCACCCTCAGGCAATGGATCCTGAACGACAGAAGCGAAGAGAAGAGATTCAGAAAGCAATGAGTTTTATCCAGTAAGtaaattaataatatttcatttttaatgtctCCTTTATGCCTATCACTGCGACTAAAGCGCACACTTCTACTACATGGACAACACTGACAGCCTCCCTATTTTCTCACCATAGGTCCTCATTACCTTTCCCAGAGCCAGAGAGTTATGAGGTTTGAAACGAcccttttctacttttttttttgtttacaattGTGGATTTAATATAGTGCACCTACTATATACACATGTGCTTCAGTGCAGccatcctcacacacatacacatcctcACGTTATTTCTTAGACCTTGACATTGTCATTTATCTTGTCCTCAATCTTTTTCTAAttcctgtcttctcctcttGGCCTTTCTCATCCTCTCATATTTCCTCCctgtttttttggggttttttttacattgcccTTTACCTCCCTCTCTCAACCCTCTCATCATTCAATCTTTTATCTCTCTTTGCCCTCTCTCTGCACGCTCCCTTCAGGCGTTTCTGACTCAGTTGGTGTGTCACTTGCTGGATGAGGGCAATTCTTGCTACCGAGATGGGGACTGGCGTCAGGCCACCCAGCAGTATGGGGAGGGTATCAGTGTCGCCCGCTACGCCCAGGCTGAGGCCCTCGTCATCCCCCAAGAGCTGCTGGAGAGCCTGTATGTCAACAGGGCGGCTGCCTACTACCAGACGGTGAGTGAGAAGGGGTTGTGTCACTTGCAGATGTTTATGTGGACACGTAGAAAACACAGTAGGGAGTGGATGTCTGTTCCACTTTTAAAAGGACAAAAACTGTTTGTTTGgtcaaaaactgtttttaaaatgatgtcaGTCGACACATGTGGTGACTTAGTAATTATTACTCTACTTTTGCATGCCACCACTCGTAGGATCTTGTTCCATTTAATTTATAAATGACACTCAACCTTTGATTCCTAATTTTCacattctgtctgtctttttcctaACTCTATTTTTTCCTGTCTCAGAGGGAGTATGAGCGCGGTGTTCAGGACTGTGACAGTGCACTGTGCGTGTCAGAAGGTAGTCGCAGGGCTTTGTACCGCAAAGCGCTCTGTCTGAGGGAGCTGGGACGACTCAGAGAGGCTTACGAGTGTGGAACCAAATGTCTCCTCACAGCACCACACGTATGTCATCAACACTTAAAATATTGATGCCAAAGACATTTTGTCAGataaaaaaagaatgtaaaacatcgccattaaaattaaatttttagTGCAAGCAGAAATCGGATAAATAAGATATTCAGTTCCAGTTTCAGTAGAAGTAGTGGTAAACGGCAccccttgttttcttttttgttcttccaGGACAGGCAGGTGAGCGACCTGGCCCAGGATCTGGCCAATAAACTGGGCCTCAAGGGCCGTAAAGCTTACGTCAGCCCTCAGACAGAGTCCACGGCGACAGAAGGGGACAGTCATGGGGAGACTTCCCCACCTACAGGAGAGGTGGGTGCTGCTGTCACATTGTAGAGAAAGTgggtgttcagactgaaaactgccgtacatttaaaaaaaaaaaaagagagaaaatgcaaaGGGTCGTgtaaaagaggagagagaggtgggagTGTGTTGCTTAAAGGGCTGAAGTCGGCCTGAATACAACCTTACATATTATTGATGTGCTAACTGAATTAGAATCTgctattttctttgtcttttctttagCTGTCCTCCAATGGGCTGGAATCTCTACGTGACATTGGACCAGGTACGGCAAACTGGCAAACCATAAACACATCCGCTCCCATCCGGTTCCCACATTCATCCCCTCATCTCCgtttctgttttcctcctcctcctcagcggACCTTTCCAGCGCACAGTGCATCCCTGCGCCTTTGGCCACGCCCATCCCCGTCAGCGACGACCCCGCGACCTCAGTGGTGACCCCATGCACCGACCTGTCGGAGAGCCCCAGCAGCCAGGCCCTGCCTCCTATGCCGTACTCTGTCCCTGTGTCGGAACACATGGACGAATGCAGCAGCAGCGTCATCAAGGACGAGCTGGACAGCCTGCTGGAATGCATCCCCAAGAAAGTCAGTGAGGTGACTGAGGGgcagaatcaaccaatcatGCACCATTGTAGGGCCATGGctgtatattttctgtttagCATGTGTTAGATGGAAGGCAGAGTTAGGGTTCTGGTGGGATTTGATTGTCAGCCAGCACGGTTATATTTGCGTTTTTTAGTCGGGGTGAGTGAAGTAATCCTCGTCTCTCTTGTCTCCTGGTCCAGAGTCCAGTCCAGGGTGCTATCCCCACCAACCTTCCCAACACAGCAGTGGGTCTGCGGCCTCCTTACTCCCCCAGCCTTCCCGCCCCGTCACCCCAGCTTCCCCCTGCCTTCTTCAGCTCCACCATCAGTGACATGCCTCCTCTGGAGCCTTACTCGCCGCTGGTCCAGCGGGACCAGGGCTCCACCCAGGCGCAGGACGCACTGGGAGGATTCTCCACTGGGGCCACGGATGGAGAAGGGAAGGCGGGAGTCATCGCTGGCGGGCTGGACTCCTTGTCTGAGTACACTCTCCCTGGTGAGCTAAAGACAAGAAACATTGTGTTTTATCTCATTCAAGGATAACaatctttgatatttttttttttttagtgttgcAGTGCAGTAACTTGTCATAGCACGTTGGTTGCACcagatgagagagagataattttgcacattttaaactTCAACAACCAGAAATCCTGTAAAGTGTTAGTAGATACACATGGATTCATATATGTATTTAAGGTTGTCTAGTGCAACTTTTAACAGTAATTTTCTGTAGCTCAGGAGTATGTGAAGACACTATGCCTTTCAGCTATATGAATCTTACTGTTGTTTACTCAGAAAATATGGTGTTACATGAATTTGAGCGAGTTTTTATCTTGATAAGAGTGTCAGCTAAAGCTTAAAAGAAACGACATGCAGTAATACAGCAGTAACAAGAGCAGTATTAGTTTCAGCGTCTTAGCCTTCTCTTGCGTAGCTGCCAGAGCACAGCTCTTAGGGAGTTGGCTTTAACCTGAGACgtgcatcagcagcagcagcaggcagtgtGAGTCAGCACCCTTCAAATACGGTGTCTGACATCAGTGTCCTTGTGTCTGTGGTCTTCAGGGGGACGAGTGTGTCACAGCTTCATCCCTGGAATGCGCAACCACAGTGCCGCACATGCAGTgagtaacaaacacacattacttACATTCTTTGcgtcatctctttttttttttttttttttttcagattttaaattgtGCTGTTAATGGTACTGTTCCATTATTTAACAGCCTTTTCTGACTATGCAGCTAAGTTGCcctttatgttttatatcacatctcctcctcatcttcttctgcAGAATGGTCCAGCAGGAACCAACCTGTCTCTGCTCTCCAGGAATCCTCTAGCAGCCACGCATGAGTTTCGGCAGGCCTGTCACGCCTGTTACAGCCGAATAGGTTGGTTCAAGTGGCCGACATCTGAGTGTCTTTCTCTTACAAgcctttccctttttttttttttttttctccaaatgttCACAGTAGGATGTTGCAGCATTGCCCTCTCTTTTAGCTCACCAACTGTTTGTTATGTGTGAAATAGTCAAGCATTGTTTTTAAGGAGTGTTAAGTCATTAAAGACATACCGCCTCAAACACTAACAGCTAGGACAGAATGCATCTCATCTCACAAAAATCCTAAAGATTTGTAgttattgctcttttttttggtGTAATTTCACCcacttctttctcctcttgctCACAGGGCCGCGAGTGATGGACTACAAATATCAGCCAGAGGCAGCTCATCGATGCAAGAGGGATGTCCTGCTCTGTCGCCTCAAAAACATAGATGACCCCACCTGGAAGAGGATCCGGCCCCGGCCCGCACGGAACAACTTCCTGGGGGCATTTGTACTCTGTAAAGGTACGTTTACATTCTGAATTAAAAGCTTGACTGTATATTCTAGATGGGGAAAATCAAGTTCGAAAACAGCAGCGTGTTCATATTTTCCTTTAACATTCTCATTCTCTCCCCTCTCCATGTCCCACAGAGGTGCAGGAGCGTCAGGAGTGTCAGTACGGGGAGAACTGTACGTTTGCTTACTGCCAGGAGGAGATTGACGTGTGGACCCAGGAGAGGAAGGGCGCGCTGAGCCGAGAGCTGCTGTTCGATCCGCTGGGCAGCACAGAGAGACGGGCGCTTAGCGTCACCAGACTGCTGCAGCTCCACATGGGCATGTTCATGTTCCTCTGTGAGGTGAGATCACAGCCTGTGAAGCAatcctgttcttttttttttttttttttttgctctctccGGATTTACTTTTCTGGAGCGCTGGAACAAGACCGTGACTTATCAgtgtcttttttcctctttctacAGGAATGTTTTGACAGTAAGCCTCGCATCATCAGCAAACGCAGCAAAGAAAACTTAGCAGTCTGTTCAAACCTCACAGCTCGACACCCGTTCGACGATAACAAGtgagtgtatttttttaaatcttgctCAAATACAACGCCCTCAAACTTTGTTACGCTAAGCTTATCAAAAGCGTGATAAAGACACTCATAATTTCATCTAGTCTTATTGTCCGTCTGCAGAATTTGACAGTTAAAAACGTATCATTATGTACCTCTGCTCACTCCAGGTGCCTGGTGCACGTGGTGAGGTCAGCCAATGTGCGCTACAGTAAGGTGCGTCCCCTGCACCCCCTCTGCCAGTTTGACGTGTGCCGCCACGAGGTTCGCTACGGCTGCCAGCGCGAGGACAGCTGCTCCTTCGCACACTCCGTCATAGAGCTGAAATGCTGGGTCCTGCAGCAGGACACCGGTGGGtagaacacacacacgttacatctttagttgatttaaaaatgtctccATCTGTCAGTCGTACGAATAAACCTTTATCTGGGATCCAGGTTGGGAAGATTATATTCTGCTCTTAACTGAGGCTTCACATGTGATCAAATGTAATCCAGTACAGTGTTGCTTTCTGTGATGGATAATAGAATTCTGGCATACAAACATTTAGAATATATGTGGTATTTTTAAGATGTTGATGTGCAAAAGGTGCTTTTGGGATTAAGATCATAATCAATACTTGTCAAATAACTGATCATTTGAGGTATTTTCCCTAATGTTTCCTTCAGGAATCACTCATGAAGAGATGGTGCAGGAGTCCAAGAGACACTGGCAGAGGCTGGAGCAGAACGCACAAAAGCAGCAGAAGGTGAGGCAGGAGAGTTGGATATTTCACACTTTTTCCCCCCACTGATTAACCGTGGCCACTTCCCCCACCTGAACTGCAGTTGACCCCTGACTCCGTTAGCCTGTGAAGGACAGCACCATACCTCCTCAGCCAGTTTTTCTCACCTCGCATCAAAGAAGTTCACTTGTAGAGCataaagagaagcagagagagctTCTAGCAATGATGAGGACATGATCCTTCATGGCCTTCCCACCTGCAAACACAGCCATATGTGTTTATTATGATGTATATTGAAGCCACAAGGTCCTCTGGGGATTGAACTGTGAATGTTTTAAGTAGCAAAATGTGCAAAGCAAATTAGATTTGCATAATCAATGTTAACCGTCtctattctcttttttttttttttcagcccaTCCATATCTCCCATCCGAGCAGCAGCGTACCTGCAGGAGGAGTAGGGGGAATGGGTGGCGGgggcggaggaggagggggagatggTATCGGCGGGGGAGGGGTCAGCCCGGTGGGAGGGCTCGGGGTGGGAGGGTTAGGAGCAGGGGTGGGAAGGGGACGCCCCCTCAACCTGAAAATGAAGTTTGTGTGCGGCCAGTGCTGGAGAGAAGGGCAGGTCAACGAGCCCGACAAGAACCTCAAGTACTGCACCGCCAAAGCACGACACAGGTGAGGCGGGACTCGCACACGCACGGCCGTTTGCGTTTTTTTCCCATGAGTCAAAGCGATTTATGGCTGACTGTCCACGTTGCAGTTTACATGTCACTGACTTTGATTTGTGTGTCGAGGACGTGTAAATCATTTTAACTCTGGGTTGGTGTAGTAGCGACAGAGTTGTGTGCCAAACTACAAAATAAAACTCGATTGTTGTTCAGTTAtcgctgctgtttgtttccttcgTTTGAATTCATGTTGGCTCTCCGCTTCCTCAGCTGGACGAAGGAGCGTCGAGTCTTGTTGGTGAAATCatttgagaaaaagaagtggGTTGTCGTTCGGCCTCTGCCTTTCTCCCGCACCTATCCACAGCAATATGACGTGAGttcctccccccttttttttttttcctgcagtcctcagacacatttttctctcccctctttctGCCCCTCGGCCAATTGTTCTGCCCCTCGACCTCTCTCTCACATGTCGAATCCAACCTCTCTCACATGCTGAATACATCTGACTGTTTTCGCCCTGAGGGACAGGTGTTGTAGTAAACGTCCTAAGTC
This sequence is a window from Thunnus albacares chromosome 20, fThuAlb1.1, whole genome shotgun sequence. Protein-coding genes within it:
- the zc3h7bb gene encoding zinc finger CCCH domain-containing protein 7B isoform X1 translates to MQRAGQMLWQVFRRFIWTPTCKDGDREEPLLQVSREDDLKKTETQLKPPAARDTPAPEKGLITNWPKQAMDPERQKRREEIQKAMSFIQSSLPFPEPESYEAFLTQLVCHLLDEGNSCYRDGDWRQATQQYGEGISVARYAQAEALVIPQELLESLYVNRAAAYYQTREYERGVQDCDSALCVSEGSRRALYRKALCLRELGRLREAYECGTKCLLTAPHDRQVSDLAQDLANKLGLKGRKAYVSPQTESTATEGDSHGETSPPTGELSSNGLESLRDIGPADLSSAQCIPAPLATPIPVSDDPATSVVTPCTDLSESPSSQALPPMPYSVPVSEHMDECSSSVIKDELDSLLECIPKKVSESPVQGAIPTNLPNTAVGLRPPYSPSLPAPSPQLPPAFFSSTISDMPPLEPYSPLVQRDQGSTQAQDALGGFSTGATDGEGKAGVIAGGLDSLSEYTLPGGRVCHSFIPGMRNHSAAHANGPAGTNLSLLSRNPLAATHEFRQACHACYSRIGPRVMDYKYQPEAAHRCKRDVLLCRLKNIDDPTWKRIRPRPARNNFLGAFVLCKEVQERQECQYGENCTFAYCQEEIDVWTQERKGALSRELLFDPLGSTERRALSVTRLLQLHMGMFMFLCEECFDSKPRIISKRSKENLAVCSNLTARHPFDDNKCLVHVVRSANVRYSKVRPLHPLCQFDVCRHEVRYGCQREDSCSFAHSVIELKCWVLQQDTGITHEEMVQESKRHWQRLEQNAQKQQKPIHISHPSSSVPAGGVGGMGGGGGGGGGDGIGGGGVSPVGGLGVGGLGAGVGRGRPLNLKMKFVCGQCWREGQVNEPDKNLKYCTAKARHSWTKERRVLLVKSFEKKKWVVVRPLPFSRTYPQQYDMCVHVMKQKKCHYIGNCSFAHSLEERDVWTYMKNNSLRDMQQMYELWLQLTNQSRRTDSSVVTPPPEDKQVTITADYTESMGGRRLSDGDDL
- the zc3h7bb gene encoding zinc finger CCCH domain-containing protein 7B isoform X2 codes for the protein MDPERQKRREEIQKAMSFIQSSLPFPEPESYEAFLTQLVCHLLDEGNSCYRDGDWRQATQQYGEGISVARYAQAEALVIPQELLESLYVNRAAAYYQTREYERGVQDCDSALCVSEGSRRALYRKALCLRELGRLREAYECGTKCLLTAPHDRQVSDLAQDLANKLGLKGRKAYVSPQTESTATEGDSHGETSPPTGELSSNGLESLRDIGPADLSSAQCIPAPLATPIPVSDDPATSVVTPCTDLSESPSSQALPPMPYSVPVSEHMDECSSSVIKDELDSLLECIPKKVSESPVQGAIPTNLPNTAVGLRPPYSPSLPAPSPQLPPAFFSSTISDMPPLEPYSPLVQRDQGSTQAQDALGGFSTGATDGEGKAGVIAGGLDSLSEYTLPGGRVCHSFIPGMRNHSAAHANGPAGTNLSLLSRNPLAATHEFRQACHACYSRIGPRVMDYKYQPEAAHRCKRDVLLCRLKNIDDPTWKRIRPRPARNNFLGAFVLCKEVQERQECQYGENCTFAYCQEEIDVWTQERKGALSRELLFDPLGSTERRALSVTRLLQLHMGMFMFLCEECFDSKPRIISKRSKENLAVCSNLTARHPFDDNKCLVHVVRSANVRYSKVRPLHPLCQFDVCRHEVRYGCQREDSCSFAHSVIELKCWVLQQDTGITHEEMVQESKRHWQRLEQNAQKQQKPIHISHPSSSVPAGGVGGMGGGGGGGGGDGIGGGGVSPVGGLGVGGLGAGVGRGRPLNLKMKFVCGQCWREGQVNEPDKNLKYCTAKARHSWTKERRVLLVKSFEKKKWVVVRPLPFSRTYPQQYDMCVHVMKQKKCHYIGNCSFAHSLEERDVWTYMKNNSLRDMQQMYELWLQLTNQSRRTDSSVVTPPPEDKQVTITADYTESMGGRRLSDGDDL